In a single window of the Heterodontus francisci isolate sHetFra1 chromosome 35, sHetFra1.hap1, whole genome shotgun sequence genome:
- the LOC137350401 gene encoding histone H2A-like codes for MSGRGKTGRKARSKAKSRSSRAGLQFPVGRVHRLLRKGNYAERVGAGAPVYLAAVLEYLTAEILELAGNAARDNKKTRIIPRHLQLAIRNNEELIKLLGDVTIAQGGVLPNIQAVLLPKKTSRVGASAQPCFTPLLILKVSDVAPL; via the exons atgtctggaagaggaaagaccggcaggaaagctcggtccaaggccaagtctcgctcctcccgggctggactgcagttcccggtgggccgtgttcacaggctcctgagaaagggcaactatgctgagcgtgtgggtgctggagccccggtctatcttgctgctgtgctcgagtacctgaccgctgaaatcctcgagctggctggtaacgcggcccgggacaacaagaagacccgcatcatccccagacacctgcagctggccatccgcaacaacgaggagctcatcaagctgctgggagacgtgaccatcgctcagggcggggtgctgcctaatatccaggccgtgctgctgcccaagaaaaccagc AGGGTTGGCGCCagtgcgcagccctgctttaccccactgctgatcttgaaagtgtctgatgttgctccattgtaa